ATTCCCAGACCACTGGAGTTCATGAACTTGACTTTGCCCAGGTCGGCAACCACGTTGGTCTTGCCAGCCTCTTTGAGCTCGTGCAGGGCATCGTGGAGTTTGGACCCGTCAGGTCCGCCCATGACGTTCCCTTTGAGGGTGATGACGACGCAGTTATACCGTTCGTCGACGTTGTAATTCATGCCGGTGTCTGAGGTGGGTGTAGGCGCTCCTGGTACGATCAGCGGCCTGTATTACCGAGGCGATTCCGGAGTTCGACGACTACCGGGGAGGCCACGAAAATAGAGGAGTACGTACCGATCAGGATGCCGATGATCAGCGCAAAAGCGAAGCCGCGGAGGACTTCGCCGCCGAATATAAAGAGGACCGCTACCACGAGCAATGTGGTTCCTGAGGTCACAATCGTGCGACTGAGCGTCTGATTGATCGATTTGTTGACCATCGAGGTGTAGGCCTCCGTCTTGAAGATCGCTGAGTACTCACGTATTC
The sequence above is a segment of the Rhodothermales bacterium genome. Coding sequences within it:
- a CDS encoding STAS domain-containing protein; this translates as MNYNVDERYNCVVITLKGNVMGGPDGSKLHDALHELKEAGKTNVVADLGKVKFMNSSGLGMLISAMTTMRNAGGDLRLANVADRIQSLLVITKLITVFKHFDSVDAAVESYSEE